One Serinus canaria isolate serCan28SL12 chromosome Z, serCan2020, whole genome shotgun sequence DNA window includes the following coding sequences:
- the NIPSNAP3A gene encoding protein NipSnap homolog 3A isoform X1, translated as MLLPALLRRPLAAAAARLALPSAGPQVCLATGPRQNNGIFYEIRTYDIKPAKMKEFLEMVNKYFHFRTAHSELVGFWYSELGAMNRVLHIWKYDNFAHRTAVRHALANDKDWQGKFISAALPLVEKQHNEVAYLVPWCQLGKPSKEGGVYEWVTFQMKPGGPALWGEAFRSAINAHINTGYTKLIGVFHTEYGLLNTVHVLWWNESPDQRAAGRHSAHEDARVVAAVRDSVRFLESQQNVLLIPLQCSPLK; from the exons ATGCTGCTGCCGGCGCTGCTCCGCCGCCcgctcgccgccgccgccgcccgcctgGCCCTGCCGAGCGCCGGCCCGCAG GTATGCCTTGCTACAGGGCCCAGACAGAATAATGGCATTTTCTATGAAATTCGCACATATGATATTAAGCCAGCGAAGATGAAGGAGTTTTTGGAAATGGTCAACAAGTACTTTCACTTTCGCACTGCCCACTCGGAGCTGGTGGGATTCTGGTACTCGGAGCTGGGAGCGATGAACAGGGTGCTCCACATTTGGAAGTACG aTAATTTTGCCCACAGAACAGCAGTCCGGCATGCACTAGCAAATGACAAAGACTGGCAGGGAAAATTCATCTCTGCGGCTCTCCCCTTGGTAGAGAAGCAGCACAATGAGGTTGCTTATCTGGTGCCCTGGTGTCAGCTTGGGAAGCCTTCAAAGGAAGGGG GTGTGTATGAATGGGTTACTTTCCAGATGAAACCTGGTGGACCAGCATTGTGGGGTGAAGCATTTCGATCTGCAATCAATGCTCACATCAACACAGGATATACCAAGCTGATTGGTGTTTTCCACACAGAATATGGATTACTTAACACAG TCCATGTGTTATGGTGGAATGAGAGCCCAGATCAGCGGGCAGCAGGAAGACACAGCGCCCATGAAGATGCCAGAGTTGTAGCAGCTG tgcGTGACAGTGTCAGATTCTTGGAGTCCCAGCAAAATGTGCTTCTGATTCCTCTGCAATGCTCACCGCTGAAGTAA
- the NIPSNAP3A gene encoding protein NipSnap homolog 3A isoform X2: protein MKEFLEMVNKYFHFRTAHSELVGFWYSELGAMNRVLHIWKYDNFAHRTAVRHALANDKDWQGKFISAALPLVEKQHNEVAYLVPWCQLGKPSKEGGVYEWVTFQMKPGGPALWGEAFRSAINAHINTGYTKLIGVFHTEYGLLNTVHVLWWNESPDQRAAGRHSAHEDARVVAAVRDSVRFLESQQNVLLIPLQCSPLK, encoded by the exons ATGAAGGAGTTTTTGGAAATGGTCAACAAGTACTTTCACTTTCGCACTGCCCACTCGGAGCTGGTGGGATTCTGGTACTCGGAGCTGGGAGCGATGAACAGGGTGCTCCACATTTGGAAGTACG aTAATTTTGCCCACAGAACAGCAGTCCGGCATGCACTAGCAAATGACAAAGACTGGCAGGGAAAATTCATCTCTGCGGCTCTCCCCTTGGTAGAGAAGCAGCACAATGAGGTTGCTTATCTGGTGCCCTGGTGTCAGCTTGGGAAGCCTTCAAAGGAAGGGG GTGTGTATGAATGGGTTACTTTCCAGATGAAACCTGGTGGACCAGCATTGTGGGGTGAAGCATTTCGATCTGCAATCAATGCTCACATCAACACAGGATATACCAAGCTGATTGGTGTTTTCCACACAGAATATGGATTACTTAACACAG TCCATGTGTTATGGTGGAATGAGAGCCCAGATCAGCGGGCAGCAGGAAGACACAGCGCCCATGAAGATGCCAGAGTTGTAGCAGCTG tgcGTGACAGTGTCAGATTCTTGGAGTCCCAGCAAAATGTGCTTCTGATTCCTCTGCAATGCTCACCGCTGAAGTAA